A single Lancefieldella parvula DSM 20469 DNA region contains:
- a CDS encoding 2-thiouracil desulfurase family protein, with amino-acid sequence MKVAISACLLGLPVRYDGGAKSVSAVQKLAQKVNVTKICPEISAGLPVPRPPAEQREGRVWLKDGSDVTDDFERGAKIVLSAVKPSDITLAVLKAKSPSCGVHEIYDGTYSGKLVSGEGILARHLLEEGICVVTEKTIENVSPSVEHPVALILGTGLGHLAGLVKPVRRIDYRDIPGFPVNASPMTGHTFEATIGTIDGVPVVVYPGRVHLYQGYSAAEVTSLVQHAHHLGCRDIIFAGATGAVSGNAKTGLGVITDQINLTGTNPLAEWAGLRDVETPFVDMNDAFSPYLRTLARGVADDLKIELNEGVFAGLLGPNFETPAEVAMLRSFGVSYVGVSTALEVIMARALDMNVLALTLAANPAGAHGTTHKSVQEASEKYADDLERLVRGVLGLL; translated from the coding sequence ATGAAAGTTGCTATTAGCGCTTGTTTACTTGGCCTCCCCGTCAGATATGACGGAGGGGCCAAGTCTGTTTCTGCAGTACAAAAACTTGCTCAAAAAGTAAACGTTACAAAGATTTGCCCCGAGATTTCCGCAGGTCTTCCTGTGCCTCGTCCGCCCGCAGAGCAGCGAGAAGGACGCGTTTGGCTCAAGGATGGCTCAGATGTTACAGACGATTTTGAGCGTGGAGCTAAGATTGTGCTTAGTGCCGTTAAGCCTTCTGACATTACGCTCGCCGTTTTGAAGGCAAAAAGTCCGTCTTGCGGCGTACATGAGATTTATGATGGTACGTACTCAGGAAAGCTTGTTTCTGGCGAGGGAATACTTGCTCGTCACCTCTTAGAGGAGGGGATTTGTGTGGTTACCGAGAAAACCATTGAGAATGTAAGCCCATCTGTCGAGCATCCTGTTGCTCTCATTTTAGGAACTGGACTTGGTCATCTTGCTGGTTTAGTAAAGCCAGTTCGTCGCATTGATTATCGTGATATTCCTGGTTTTCCTGTTAACGCTTCTCCTATGACAGGACACACCTTTGAGGCAACCATTGGCACTATCGACGGTGTGCCTGTAGTTGTTTATCCTGGTCGCGTTCACCTTTATCAAGGCTATTCTGCAGCTGAGGTAACCTCTCTTGTTCAGCATGCACATCATCTAGGCTGCAGAGATATTATTTTTGCAGGTGCAACGGGTGCTGTTTCTGGTAATGCAAAGACTGGCCTTGGTGTCATTACTGACCAGATTAACCTTACTGGAACTAATCCACTTGCAGAGTGGGCAGGTCTTCGCGATGTTGAGACTCCATTTGTAGATATGAATGATGCTTTCTCACCTTATCTTAGAACGCTTGCACGTGGGGTAGCAGACGACCTCAAAATTGAGCTTAATGAAGGTGTTTTTGCCGGTCTTTTGGGTCCAAACTTTGAGACTCCTGCAGAGGTTGCTATGCTCCGCAGTTTTGGTGTCTCATACGTTGGTGTTTCTACAGCTCTTGAGGTCATTATGGCTCGAGCACTTGATATGAATGTATTGGCTTTGACGCTTGCAGCAAATCCAGCCGGCGCTCACGGAACAACGCATAAGAGTGTTCAAGAGGCATCCGAGAAGTATGCAGATGATCTTGAACGTCTTGTTCGTGGTGTTCTCGGGCTTCTTTAG
- a CDS encoding NYN domain-containing protein, whose protein sequence is MSDISTPQSSIAVFIDYENLALGTGKRKRNGHQEPGHLPEMKLIMERLVDKGRITAKRAYCDWQRFPNAITPLHELGIELIEIPDRAYTGKNSADIRLAVDAVEMCLTKDHIDTFAVLSGDSDFSPLVAKLKEAGKTVIGVGMKESTSSLLAEVCDEFIFYEDILSSGRIPDFKEKVPAEKHDCYQLLFETIESLERESETFIYASRLKETMRRKRPQFAEATYGYRSFTSLLREASSLGFIKIHEDQKSGTVVVDGFRE, encoded by the coding sequence ATGAGTGATATTTCTACCCCTCAGAGCTCTATTGCGGTTTTCATTGATTATGAAAATTTAGCACTAGGAACAGGCAAGAGAAAGAGAAACGGCCATCAAGAACCAGGTCATCTTCCAGAGATGAAGCTCATTATGGAGAGGCTGGTTGATAAGGGTCGCATTACTGCCAAGCGTGCTTACTGTGACTGGCAGCGCTTTCCAAATGCTATTACACCTCTGCATGAGCTTGGTATTGAGTTAATTGAGATTCCAGATAGGGCATATACTGGCAAGAATTCTGCTGACATTAGACTTGCGGTAGATGCTGTTGAGATGTGCCTTACTAAAGATCATATTGACACATTTGCTGTGCTTTCTGGTGACTCGGACTTCTCGCCATTAGTAGCAAAGCTTAAAGAGGCTGGTAAAACGGTTATTGGCGTTGGCATGAAGGAATCTACCAGCTCGCTTCTTGCTGAGGTTTGTGATGAGTTTATCTTTTACGAAGATATTTTAAGTTCTGGTAGAATTCCAGACTTTAAAGAGAAAGTACCTGCCGAGAAACACGACTGCTATCAGCTTTTATTTGAGACCATTGAGTCTTTGGAACGTGAAAGCGAAACATTCATTTATGCGTCTCGTTTAAAGGAGACTATGCGAAGGAAGCGTCCACAGTTTGCTGAGGCAACTTATGGATATCGTTCGTTTACTTCTCTTTTACGCGAAGCATCGAGCCTTGGATTTATTAAAATTCATGAGGATCAAAAAAGCGGTACCGTTGTCGTAGACGGATTTAGAGAATAA
- a CDS encoding NAD(P)-dependent oxidoreductase, which translates to MALSKNAKVAFIGTGIMGAPIAEHLISAGYDVTVYNRTPEKVQRLVSLGAHAAESVTDAVKDADVVFTMVGYPTDVEDVYLTTDGLIRVAKKGAYLIDLTTSSSQLARDIHDAAEIEGKHAFDCPVTGGQKGAQDGTLTLIIGATENDIEPVRALLETFSSKIFCMGGAGKGQTAKLCNQVSLASCMIGYADAMALAEQGGLDVEQMLEVVASGMGSSRALKELAPKSLEGDFQPGFLAEHFRKDIALALAQSEDLEITLPGAETAFTLYDMLCQIGGARKGTQAISLLYADEATSTAAGLDWSLLEDQEDEGEHECCCGHDHEDGNHECECHGHGHHHDHEGHEHGHDEHCCH; encoded by the coding sequence ATGGCACTGAGCAAAAATGCAAAGGTTGCTTTTATTGGAACAGGTATTATGGGCGCTCCTATTGCAGAGCACCTTATTTCTGCTGGTTATGACGTTACTGTTTATAACAGAACACCAGAAAAAGTCCAAAGGCTTGTCTCTTTGGGTGCTCATGCTGCGGAGAGCGTAACAGATGCCGTAAAAGATGCTGACGTTGTCTTTACCATGGTTGGTTATCCAACTGATGTTGAAGACGTTTATTTAACAACAGATGGTCTTATTCGCGTTGCTAAGAAAGGTGCATACCTTATTGACCTCACCACTTCTTCATCTCAGCTTGCGCGTGATATTCACGATGCTGCTGAGATTGAGGGAAAACATGCGTTTGACTGCCCCGTTACTGGAGGTCAGAAGGGAGCTCAAGACGGTACTCTTACGTTGATTATTGGTGCAACTGAGAATGACATTGAGCCAGTTCGCGCACTTCTCGAGACCTTCTCATCAAAGATTTTCTGTATGGGCGGTGCTGGTAAGGGTCAGACTGCAAAGCTCTGTAATCAGGTATCTCTTGCTTCCTGCATGATTGGCTATGCTGACGCAATGGCTTTGGCAGAGCAGGGCGGACTTGATGTTGAGCAAATGCTTGAGGTTGTTGCAAGTGGCATGGGTTCTTCTCGTGCACTTAAAGAGCTTGCTCCTAAATCGCTTGAGGGAGATTTCCAGCCAGGATTTTTGGCTGAGCACTTCCGCAAGGATATTGCGCTTGCTCTTGCTCAGTCTGAGGATCTTGAGATTACGCTTCCTGGTGCAGAGACTGCATTTACTTTGTATGACATGCTGTGTCAGATTGGTGGTGCTCGTAAGGGTACTCAGGCAATCTCGTTGCTTTATGCTGATGAGGCAACTAGTACTGCAGCTGGCCTTGATTGGTCACTTCTTGAGGACCAGGAAGATGAGGGTGAACACGAATGCTGCTGCGGTCACGATCATGAAGATGGCAATCACGAGTGCGAGTGCCACGGCCACGGACATCATCATGACCACGAAGGTCATGAGCACGGCCATGATGAACACTGTTGTCATTAG
- a CDS encoding DegV family protein, with amino-acid sequence MFNKKDNAEEEISEVAFEDLEPTELSPVYHKPSNVRIIMDSCADFAPGIAEQLGVDIIQFPYVGPDGEHYDDGWKSISAHEFFEGMRKDKKLRYTTSAITPGHYFEVFEHAAKQGTPTVYLCFTSALSSSFYAAEQAADMVREKYPDFEIYVVDNGAPSSAAQLLGLEAVHQANKGLSAKEVAEWAKDARNYIQGYFTLETLDALAAGGRIPAAAANIGGKLDVKPELTYDSTGALTVKTVCRGRKKALKSLIQDFRDSYSHDTSLPVGIISADAQKDANWLEAQIRKEKGCEGLTIIHSQVGPVIGAHVGPGMVAIVFWGTDRREKLSLSDRIANRVRKSN; translated from the coding sequence ATGTTCAATAAAAAAGATAATGCCGAAGAAGAAATTAGCGAGGTTGCGTTTGAAGATCTTGAGCCTACTGAGCTTTCACCTGTATACCATAAGCCCAGTAACGTTCGAATCATCATGGACTCCTGCGCAGATTTTGCTCCAGGAATTGCTGAACAGCTAGGTGTTGATATCATCCAGTTCCCTTATGTGGGACCAGATGGAGAGCACTATGACGATGGCTGGAAGAGCATTAGTGCGCATGAGTTTTTTGAGGGAATGCGCAAGGATAAGAAGCTGCGCTACACCACCTCTGCAATTACTCCTGGTCATTACTTTGAAGTCTTTGAGCATGCTGCAAAACAAGGTACGCCAACAGTGTATCTTTGCTTTACCTCTGCTCTCTCTTCATCATTTTATGCAGCCGAGCAAGCAGCAGATATGGTAAGAGAGAAATACCCAGACTTTGAGATTTACGTAGTTGACAACGGCGCTCCTTCGTCTGCTGCTCAGCTTTTGGGTCTTGAGGCAGTACATCAGGCCAATAAGGGTCTCTCGGCAAAAGAAGTTGCTGAGTGGGCAAAAGATGCGCGCAACTATATTCAAGGTTATTTTACGCTTGAGACTTTGGATGCTCTTGCTGCAGGTGGTCGTATTCCTGCTGCTGCGGCAAACATTGGTGGCAAACTTGATGTGAAGCCAGAACTTACGTATGACTCAACAGGAGCTCTTACTGTTAAGACTGTGTGCAGAGGCCGTAAGAAGGCGCTCAAGTCTTTAATTCAGGACTTTAGAGATAGCTATTCTCATGATACTTCACTTCCTGTTGGCATTATTTCAGCAGATGCGCAGAAGGATGCCAATTGGCTAGAGGCTCAGATTCGTAAGGAGAAGGGCTGTGAGGGACTCACTATTATTCATAGTCAGGTAGGACCGGTCATTGGCGCTCACGTTGGTCCAGGCATGGTAGCTATTGTCTTTTGGGGAACTGATCGCCGCGAGAAACTTTCGCTTTCTGACCGAATTGCTAACAGGGTTCGTAAATCTAATTAA
- the hpf gene encoding ribosome hibernation-promoting factor, HPF/YfiA family — MVDIKISGRKVSISEALRAHVDQKIGDALKVFDITPMSCDVVLRVDKNPSNPDRKTTEVTVFVRNNVVRVTASSDDMYAAIDEAADKVSRQLRKYKTKVVERRHHMKSERGIALTQEDLANLIEIPAEDLDDQLVREKYVDLEPMTEEEALVQTDLLGHDFYVFVNSSTGLTNVIYHRKNGGYGIIKPKIEEPDVQ, encoded by the coding sequence ATGGTGGACATCAAGATTTCGGGACGCAAGGTAAGTATTTCTGAGGCTTTGCGCGCACACGTAGACCAGAAAATTGGTGATGCTCTTAAGGTATTTGACATCACTCCTATGTCTTGCGATGTTGTTCTCAGAGTAGACAAAAACCCTTCAAATCCAGATAGAAAGACAACTGAGGTTACAGTATTTGTCCGTAACAATGTTGTTCGTGTCACCGCTAGTTCTGACGATATGTATGCAGCTATTGATGAAGCAGCGGACAAAGTCTCCAGACAGTTACGTAAGTACAAGACAAAGGTTGTTGAGCGCCGTCATCACATGAAGTCTGAGCGCGGTATTGCTCTTACACAAGAAGATCTTGCTAATCTTATTGAGATCCCAGCTGAAGACCTTGATGACCAGCTTGTTCGCGAGAAATACGTTGATCTTGAACCAATGACAGAAGAGGAGGCGCTTGTCCAAACTGATCTTCTCGGTCATGATTTTTATGTCTTTGTTAATTCTTCAACGGGTTTGACTAATGTCATTTACCATCGTAAAAATGGTGGTTATGGAATTATTAAACCCAAGATTGAGGAACCAGATGTTCAATAA
- a CDS encoding substrate-binding periplasmic protein — protein MTRVKSSLKVLLLMALAVVLTGCSIGPINIDLDKWFHVKSVQEAIQEKREARQQKVPDSSLHTAGTLTVGLRTQSVTAPMIAASEGGMLQGIDVEVASAIADQLGVDVKFVSVNGPVDGLQAGCDIVMDVRSGEDSSSTLISGYAESTTALFHKGSETDITADNLSGKSVGVQSGSLSERAMGQVLTGMSVQGFSNLNEAFEALENGSIDYVACDAYAGAYLAANKDISMVGVVDVPTTVGISVATSNKTLATQIQQALSSIQSNGVEGVIRNKWVGTLPHLSTTNKISGLVEVSTQSTSTDSSASSEQN, from the coding sequence ATGACGCGCGTTAAAAGCTCTCTTAAGGTGTTGCTTCTTATGGCACTTGCTGTTGTTTTAACAGGATGCTCCATTGGTCCCATCAACATTGATTTGGATAAATGGTTCCACGTCAAGTCAGTGCAGGAAGCAATCCAAGAGAAGCGAGAAGCTCGTCAGCAGAAGGTTCCTGATTCTTCGTTACACACAGCTGGTACTCTTACGGTTGGCCTGCGTACTCAGTCAGTAACTGCTCCAATGATTGCTGCTTCAGAAGGCGGAATGCTTCAGGGGATTGACGTTGAAGTAGCTTCTGCGATTGCAGATCAACTGGGTGTAGATGTTAAGTTTGTGTCAGTTAATGGGCCAGTAGATGGCCTACAAGCGGGCTGTGACATTGTAATGGATGTCAGAAGTGGTGAAGATTCATCAAGTACGTTGATTTCTGGGTACGCTGAGTCTACAACAGCTCTTTTCCATAAGGGTTCAGAAACAGACATCACTGCAGATAATTTGAGTGGAAAGTCCGTTGGAGTTCAAAGTGGCTCTTTGTCTGAGCGAGCAATGGGTCAGGTGCTTACTGGCATGTCTGTTCAGGGTTTTTCTAACCTAAACGAAGCTTTTGAGGCACTTGAAAATGGTTCTATCGATTATGTGGCTTGTGATGCATATGCTGGTGCTTATCTAGCGGCAAATAAAGATATTTCTATGGTTGGTGTTGTAGACGTTCCAACTACGGTTGGGATTTCTGTGGCAACAAGTAATAAAACTCTTGCTACGCAAATTCAGCAAGCGCTTTCATCTATTCAATCTAACGGCGTCGAGGGCGTCATTAGAAATAAATGGGTTGGTACATTGCCACACCTCTCAACTACCAATAAGATTTCTGGTCTTGTAGAAGTATCTACTCAGTCAACCAGCACTGATTCATCTGCATCTTCTGAGCAAAATTAG
- a CDS encoding ComF family protein, with product MLSTSIFTATANSTLELLAPTRCVVCEKPGQLLCDECQSKLPWITQRWACPNCGAPYGKLVCSECMDKKKRPVQWESRAVICAMGFKGPPARLILTLKDGYELRLAPIIAAAILCSLEEASAWRARDGTSRFDSSKIDGVSFIPATAEAYARRGFDHMELVAQSFCKLTGLPLYDVLIRPHAKDQRLLTSAQRQINLKGSIACTAPVNQSNILLLDDVVTTGASIREATRVLCAAGVHSVTVGALARVW from the coding sequence ATGCTATCTACATCTATCTTTACGGCAACAGCAAACTCAACACTTGAGCTGCTTGCTCCTACACGCTGTGTCGTGTGCGAGAAACCCGGTCAGCTTCTTTGTGATGAGTGTCAGTCAAAGTTACCGTGGATTACTCAGCGGTGGGCATGTCCTAATTGTGGTGCACCGTATGGGAAGCTTGTCTGCTCAGAGTGCATGGATAAAAAGAAACGTCCCGTTCAGTGGGAGAGCAGGGCAGTCATTTGTGCTATGGGGTTCAAAGGTCCTCCTGCACGGCTGATTCTGACGCTTAAGGACGGCTATGAGCTTCGGCTAGCTCCCATAATTGCTGCAGCTATTTTATGTTCGCTTGAAGAAGCTTCAGCATGGCGCGCACGTGATGGCACTTCTCGCTTTGATAGTTCAAAAATTGATGGCGTTTCATTTATTCCAGCAACTGCGGAAGCATATGCGCGCAGAGGTTTTGATCATATGGAACTTGTAGCGCAATCGTTTTGCAAGCTTACAGGCTTGCCCTTGTATGACGTGCTTATACGACCTCATGCAAAAGACCAAAGACTGCTCACATCCGCTCAAAGACAAATAAATTTGAAAGGAAGTATTGCTTGTACTGCGCCAGTTAATCAATCAAATATTTTACTTTTGGATGATGTAGTAACTACCGGAGCATCAATTAGGGAAGCTACAAGAGTGCTTTGTGCCGCAGGCGTACATTCTGTAACCGTAGGCGCATTAGCTCGTGTATGGTGA
- a CDS encoding ECF transporter S component, which translates to MDNRHTLSILLEVVAIFATPIILTVEMYYLPDFTAASSIILAIISVALFMLSFETRQPSVANLVPTAVFSALGAAGRIAFAPLAYVKPVSAVAIFAGAFLGRHAGFLVGALSALLSNAFFGQGSWTPWQMYAWGLVGYLGGLLATFTSTHPTSSAHQAVSHDEKTHKLPPFLLMIWAFISGPFFGFVMNVYFIIGFVHPLTIESALLAFAASIPFDLTHGVATLIFLGLLWLSWQKSVNRILTKYNLTGRSFR; encoded by the coding sequence GTGGATAATCGGCACACGTTATCAATTCTTTTAGAGGTTGTAGCAATTTTTGCTACACCTATTATTCTTACTGTTGAAATGTATTATTTACCTGATTTTACCGCTGCATCTTCAATTATTTTAGCAATCATTTCAGTTGCATTATTTATGTTAAGTTTTGAGACTCGACAGCCTTCAGTAGCCAATCTGGTTCCTACGGCAGTCTTTAGTGCATTGGGAGCTGCGGGAAGAATTGCCTTTGCACCACTTGCATACGTAAAACCCGTCTCTGCTGTTGCTATCTTTGCTGGAGCATTTCTCGGTAGGCATGCTGGCTTTCTGGTAGGTGCTCTATCCGCGCTTCTCTCCAACGCTTTCTTTGGTCAAGGCTCGTGGACGCCATGGCAGATGTATGCATGGGGACTTGTTGGCTATCTAGGTGGGCTTCTTGCAACTTTTACCTCAACTCATCCTACGTCTTCAGCTCATCAAGCCGTTTCACATGACGAGAAAACCCACAAGCTTCCACCATTTTTACTTATGATTTGGGCGTTTATCTCTGGACCATTCTTTGGTTTTGTAATGAACGTGTATTTTATTATTGGCTTTGTACATCCTCTGACTATAGAGTCAGCACTTCTCGCATTTGCAGCTTCTATTCCGTTTGATCTAACACATGGAGTAGCAACACTTATTTTCTTGGGTTTACTGTGGCTTTCATGGCAAAAATCCGTTAACCGAATTCTTACAAAATACAATCTCACTGGTAGAAGTTTTAGATAA